Sequence from the Halobaculum rubrum genome:
GTCGTAGCCGTCGGTGCCGGCCTGGTCGAATCCGACGACCCACGGCCAGTCTTCGATGACGAACGCCGCCGAGAGCACCACCGGCTCGCCGTCCTCGTAGTACACCTTCGCGACCGAGGCATCGTCGGCGATCGGCGCGTCGGCGTCCCCCGCGCCGTCCTCGCCGAGCGTCGCCGGCGCGGCCTCGTCGTTGTTCCCGTCGCCCTCGGGTCGGCTGTCACCGTCGTGAGTCGGCGTCTCGTCCCGGCGTCGTGTCTCGTCGTGGGTCGGTGCCTCCGCGTCGTCAGTCATGATCTCCCGTTCGTCGTGACGGCACATAATCACGTAGTGAGCCGTGTTCGCTCGTCACAGCGGCGGACCCGATCTCGGCCGGCTCCGGCACTATCAAACCGTTTATACCGGTCCGACGGGAATCGCGAGGTATGCCGAGAGAGCAGAAGCAGGTCCGCGAACTGCAAGAGGGGAGCTACGTGATGATGGACGACTCCCCCTGCAAGATCAACGCCTACAGCACCGCCAAGCCCGGGAAGCACGGCAGCGCGAAGGCCCGTATCGAGGGCAAGGGCGTGTTCGATGACAGGAAACGCTCGCTCTCCCAGCCCGTCGACGCGAAGGTCTGGGTCCCGATCATCCAGCGCAAGCAGGGACAGGTCGTCTCCATCTCCGGCGACGACGCGCAGGTCATGGATCTGGACACCTACGAGACGTTCACGATGCGCGTCCCCGAGGACGAGGACTTCACGCCCGACCAGAACATCGAGTACCTCGAGTACGAGGGACAGCGGAAAGTCGTCGGATAGTTCCATGCGGTTCCCCGGCGCGGTCGTCGATCGCGACGAGGCGGCGTACGTCCTCACGGGCTCCCCCCTCGACGCGACGACGACGTTCCAGCCGGGGACTCGCTTCGGGCCCGATCGGGTCCGAAAGTTCGCTTCGACCTACGACGACTACGACCGACGGACGGACTCGTTCTTCTCCGATCTCCGCGTCCACGACGCGGGCGACGTGCCCGCGTGGGACGCGCTCGACGAATACCTCGATCACCTGAGCGCCGAGCTGCGCGCGGCGGTCATCGACGACGCCGTTCCCCTCCTCGTGGGGGGCGAGCACACCGTCACGTGGGCGGGCGTTCGCGCGAGCGACCCCGACGTGCTCGTCACCGTCGACGCGCACCTCGACCTCCGCGACGCATACGACGGCAACCCGCTGAATCACGCGTGCGTGGTCCGTCGATGCATCGACGGGTACTCGGGTGACGGCGCGGACGGCGCGGACGAGGCGGATGGCGCGGACGCCGCCGCCGACACCGGCGTCGACGACCTCCCGACGGTCGACGAGGTCGTGGTCCTCGGCGCCCGCACCGGCTCTCCCGAGGAGTGGGAGCGTGCCGAGGCGTCCGACGTGACCGTCGTCGCGCCCGAGGACGTGGCCGACTGGACGCGCGAGTTCGACGGGTTCGGCGGCCGCGACGCGTACCTCTCGGTCGACATCGACGGCGCTGACCCCGGCTTCGCGCCCGGTACCGGGACGATGGAGCCGTTCGGGCTCTCCCCGCGGGAGATGCGCGACGCGGTTCGTGCGGTCGCGCCCCACTCCGTCGGCGTCGACGCGGTGGAGGTGAACGACCGCGACGACGGACAGGCGGCGGCACTGGCCGGGAAACTGCTGCGGGAGGCGGTGTACTCCCACGCCGACGCGAACTGAACTCTCCCGCGCTCGG
This genomic interval carries:
- a CDS encoding arginase family protein codes for the protein MRFPGAVVDRDEAAYVLTGSPLDATTTFQPGTRFGPDRVRKFASTYDDYDRRTDSFFSDLRVHDAGDVPAWDALDEYLDHLSAELRAAVIDDAVPLLVGGEHTVTWAGVRASDPDVLVTVDAHLDLRDAYDGNPLNHACVVRRCIDGYSGDGADGADEADGADAAADTGVDDLPTVDEVVVLGARTGSPEEWERAEASDVTVVAPEDVADWTREFDGFGGRDAYLSVDIDGADPGFAPGTGTMEPFGLSPREMRDAVRAVAPHSVGVDAVEVNDRDDGQAAALAGKLLREAVYSHADAN
- a CDS encoding translation initiation factor IF-5A; protein product: MPREQKQVRELQEGSYVMMDDSPCKINAYSTAKPGKHGSAKARIEGKGVFDDRKRSLSQPVDAKVWVPIIQRKQGQVVSISGDDAQVMDLDTYETFTMRVPEDEDFTPDQNIEYLEYEGQRKVVG